In a genomic window of Thermoflexus sp.:
- a CDS encoding sugar ABC transporter permease gives MRAWRGWKRIGRWGSFLGFTAPALLLILFFIILPALQTIALSFTDRQGAFVGLRNFVQVLSDPDTFNLPGFPPGPPPWGSIVHNAVWILLHLPLTIGLGLILAVLLDRAWGATFLKSIIFLGMVTPMIVGGVIIRFLFDENAGIVTAILRAVGLTELGRSWAAYPETALPALILGSVWLWVGFSMILYSAGLATIPRDYYEAAAVDGAGPLQQFWYITIPSLRPVTMVIVAMTVLWELKIFDIVYTATMGGPGGATMVLALQMYFYAFRALEFHRAAAVATLLTLFTLIVGLWFVRTTRSPE, from the coding sequence ATGCGGGCATGGCGAGGGTGGAAGCGAATCGGACGCTGGGGAAGTTTTCTGGGGTTCACCGCACCAGCCCTGCTTCTCATTCTCTTTTTTATCATCCTCCCCGCCTTGCAGACCATCGCCCTCAGCTTCACCGACCGGCAGGGGGCCTTTGTGGGCCTGCGGAATTTCGTTCAGGTCCTCTCCGATCCGGACACCTTCAATCTCCCAGGCTTCCCGCCCGGCCCACCCCCCTGGGGCTCCATCGTCCACAATGCGGTGTGGATCTTGCTCCATCTTCCGCTGACGATCGGATTGGGTCTGATCCTGGCGGTGTTGCTGGATCGGGCTTGGGGGGCTACCTTCCTCAAATCCATCATCTTCCTGGGAATGGTCACGCCGATGATCGTCGGGGGTGTGATCATTCGCTTCCTGTTCGACGAGAACGCGGGGATCGTCACCGCGATCCTGCGGGCGGTGGGGCTGACGGAGCTGGGGCGGAGCTGGGCCGCTTACCCGGAGACGGCATTGCCGGCGCTGATCCTCGGGTCCGTCTGGCTCTGGGTCGGGTTCAGCATGATCCTTTACAGCGCCGGCCTGGCGACGATCCCACGCGATTACTATGAGGCCGCCGCCGTGGATGGAGCGGGCCCTCTCCAGCAGTTCTGGTATATCACCATCCCCAGCCTCCGCCCGGTCACCATGGTGATCGTGGCCATGACGGTCCTCTGGGAGTTGAAGATCTTCGACATCGTCTACACGGCGACGATGGGTGGCCCGGGCGGGGCCACCATGGTGCTCGCCCTCCAGATGTATTTCTACGCCTTCCGGGCCCTGGAGTTCCATCGGGCGGCGGCGGTGGCCACCCTGCTGACGCTCTTCACGCTGATCGTCGGCCTCTGGTTCGTGCGGACCACACGTTCTCCGGAGTGA
- a CDS encoding LacI family DNA-binding transcriptional regulator has product MIKRRSPTAEDVARLAGVSRTTVSLVLNGVPDVRIPLETRQRVLEAAARLNYRPHAGARHLVRGRSEVIAFVMRQTPDQVFADAFLPEVLRGLSDVLREANLHLLLFPLAPHHAPEETTRLLQERRVDGLILSGPRFEDREWLGRWGQETPVVLLGHLANTPLPSVDVDNRQAAAMATRHLVRLGHRRIGLITNAPLSYTASYERWLGYRQALEEAGLPYDETLVAFGAFTPASGAVAMERLLKLPDPPTAVFVASDVVAFGALQVIRRHGLRVPQDLALVSFDDVPLSAYVDPPLTTVHLPAEDLGREAGRLLLRWIQEGRPPTATIRLATGLVIRQSCGAGGGA; this is encoded by the coding sequence ATGATCAAGCGACGATCGCCAACAGCTGAGGATGTGGCCCGCCTGGCGGGGGTTTCCCGGACCACCGTCTCGCTGGTGCTGAACGGCGTCCCGGATGTTCGGATCCCTCTGGAGACCCGACAGCGGGTCCTGGAGGCGGCGGCTCGCCTGAACTACCGCCCCCACGCGGGAGCCCGGCATCTGGTCCGCGGGCGCTCCGAGGTGATCGCCTTCGTGATGCGTCAGACCCCCGATCAGGTTTTCGCCGATGCGTTCCTTCCGGAAGTGCTGCGGGGCCTGAGCGATGTCCTTCGAGAGGCGAATCTGCATCTGCTGCTCTTTCCCCTTGCCCCCCATCATGCTCCTGAGGAGACCACCCGCCTGCTTCAGGAGCGTCGGGTCGATGGGCTGATCCTCTCCGGCCCGCGCTTTGAGGATCGGGAGTGGCTGGGACGCTGGGGGCAGGAAACGCCCGTGGTTCTCCTGGGTCATCTGGCCAACACTCCGCTCCCCTCGGTCGATGTGGACAACAGGCAGGCAGCCGCCATGGCCACGCGTCATCTGGTCCGGTTAGGCCATCGACGGATCGGGTTGATCACCAACGCGCCGTTATCGTATACGGCCAGTTATGAGCGCTGGCTCGGCTATCGTCAGGCCCTGGAGGAGGCGGGCCTGCCTTACGATGAAACCCTGGTCGCCTTCGGGGCTTTCACCCCGGCCAGCGGCGCGGTGGCGATGGAGCGATTGCTGAAGCTTCCGGATCCTCCCACCGCGGTCTTTGTGGCCAGCGATGTGGTCGCCTTTGGTGCCCTTCAGGTCATCCGCCGCCACGGCCTGCGGGTTCCCCAGGACTTGGCTCTGGTGAGCTTTGATGATGTGCCTCTCTCTGCCTACGTGGATCCACCGCTCACCACCGTTCACCTGCCGGCGGAGGATCTGGGGCGGGAGGCGGGCCGGCTGTTACTTCGGTGGATTCAGGAGGGAAGGCCTCCGACCGCAACAATCCGGTTGGCCACCGGGCTGGTGATCCGTCAATCCTGTGGCGCGGGAGGTGGAGCATGA
- a CDS encoding MBL fold metallo-hydrolase has product MQRDRITDDIYVLTSDRYAQVNAGVVLASEGVVVIDTLPFPEETREILRLLEKEAAGRPIYLVLTHYHTDHTFGACFFSNAIAIAHTLCRKRLEEHGEQALQEAKAQDPAFAPLSLRLPEVVVEEGDLLLRLGNKTLQLFHAPGHSPDGLAVYVREDRILFTGDVMMPIPYIVDGDVEQTIATLQRFRELQIETMVPGHGEPILRGEVLDAIQANINYLNTIVREVRRYLQQGKPREALRELDVESCGIPRIALNGLAPQLHHRNLIALYQRLSPEVRPASRARATKTSSRSSRAT; this is encoded by the coding sequence ATGCAACGGGATCGAATTACAGATGACATTTATGTCCTTACCAGCGACCGGTATGCCCAGGTGAACGCGGGGGTGGTTCTCGCCTCCGAGGGGGTCGTGGTGATCGATACCCTTCCATTTCCCGAGGAAACGCGGGAAATCCTCAGGCTATTGGAGAAAGAAGCCGCGGGGCGTCCGATCTACCTGGTCCTCACCCATTATCACACGGATCACACCTTTGGCGCGTGCTTCTTTTCGAACGCGATCGCCATCGCCCACACCCTTTGCCGAAAGCGCCTGGAAGAACATGGGGAACAAGCCCTTCAGGAGGCGAAAGCGCAGGACCCTGCCTTTGCTCCGTTGAGCCTTCGTCTTCCTGAGGTCGTCGTGGAAGAAGGCGATCTCCTGCTGCGCCTGGGGAACAAAACGCTGCAGCTGTTCCACGCGCCCGGTCACTCCCCGGATGGGCTGGCCGTCTATGTTCGCGAGGATCGAATTCTTTTCACCGGGGATGTCATGATGCCCATCCCTTACATCGTGGATGGCGATGTCGAGCAGACCATCGCCACCCTTCAGCGCTTCCGGGAGCTTCAGATCGAGACCATGGTCCCCGGCCACGGTGAGCCGATCCTTCGGGGGGAGGTGCTGGACGCGATTCAGGCCAACATCAATTACCTGAACACAATTGTGCGCGAGGTTCGGCGCTACCTCCAGCAGGGGAAGCCCCGGGAGGCGCTGCGAGAACTGGATGTGGAAAGCTGTGGGATCCCCCGCATTGCCCTGAACGGCCTGGCCCCACAGCTGCACCACCGCAACCTGATCGCGCTGTATCAGCGCCTCAGCCCAGAGGTCCGACCTGCCTCCAGGGCGCGGGCAACCAAAACCTCCTCACGCTCCTCCAGGGCCACATGA
- a CDS encoding ABC transporter substrate-binding protein — MKRIGFVLVVLMLAVSACVPAATPTPERIVETRVIERTVPVEKTVEVTKVIPTLTVIGPWAGAEMDQFLPVLKAAEKKLGVQIRYRIYRAEDLSQILPPQFEAKQAPGDVIFMWDWWIRKNKDHAVDLTDVWQKEASQFVLQPAPVDGRVYAVPYVLFVKPGFWYKKSFFQKHNLKPPATWEEFLALLDQISKIPGIKKAIISGDGVGWPLSDIVEHFLITFGGPELQENLIAGKARFTDPQVRAIFAERLVPLLGKYFSDPVEWTQAIDLWWNEEYGLFFMGNWLTGMVKDPNDLGVFTLPGARGVVGGTDWAFIPKYSENVEAAKQLVAFLISKEGMEIRAKQGGKLASRKDISPEVYPPADRALAEALAKIERPNVPDLDDTVGGDWQRTFWDQLKLLWVRPQALDSVLRTLDARFPTR, encoded by the coding sequence ATGAAACGTATCGGGTTTGTGCTGGTGGTTTTGATGTTGGCGGTCAGCGCCTGTGTGCCAGCCGCCACGCCGACTCCTGAACGGATCGTGGAGACCCGGGTCATTGAGCGGACGGTGCCGGTCGAAAAGACCGTTGAGGTCACCAAGGTAATCCCCACCCTGACCGTCATCGGCCCCTGGGCGGGCGCAGAGATGGACCAGTTCCTCCCCGTCCTTAAGGCGGCGGAGAAGAAGCTCGGCGTTCAGATCCGCTACCGGATCTACCGGGCGGAGGATCTCTCGCAGATTTTGCCTCCTCAATTTGAGGCGAAGCAGGCCCCGGGTGATGTGATTTTCATGTGGGACTGGTGGATCCGGAAGAACAAGGATCACGCGGTGGATCTCACGGACGTGTGGCAGAAGGAGGCCAGCCAGTTCGTGCTCCAGCCCGCCCCTGTGGATGGCCGGGTTTACGCTGTCCCCTATGTTCTCTTTGTGAAGCCCGGCTTCTGGTATAAGAAATCCTTCTTCCAGAAGCATAATCTGAAGCCGCCGGCCACGTGGGAGGAGTTCCTGGCCCTCCTGGATCAGATCTCCAAGATCCCCGGTATCAAGAAGGCGATCATCAGCGGCGATGGCGTGGGCTGGCCGCTGAGCGACATTGTGGAGCATTTCCTGATCACCTTCGGCGGGCCGGAGCTCCAGGAGAATCTGATCGCCGGCAAGGCCCGGTTCACCGATCCCCAGGTCCGCGCCATCTTCGCCGAGCGCCTGGTTCCCCTGCTCGGCAAATACTTCAGCGACCCGGTGGAATGGACCCAGGCCATTGACCTCTGGTGGAATGAGGAATACGGCCTGTTCTTCATGGGGAACTGGCTGACCGGGATGGTGAAGGACCCGAACGACCTGGGCGTGTTCACTCTGCCTGGGGCGCGCGGGGTGGTGGGGGGCACTGACTGGGCCTTCATCCCCAAATACAGCGAGAATGTGGAGGCCGCCAAGCAGCTCGTCGCCTTCCTGATCAGCAAGGAGGGGATGGAGATCCGGGCCAAACAGGGCGGCAAGCTCGCCAGCCGCAAGGACATCTCCCCCGAGGTTTACCCGCCGGCCGACCGGGCCCTGGCGGAGGCCCTGGCGAAGATCGAGCGGCCGAACGTCCCGGACCTGGATGACACGGTGGGCGGGGATTGGCAGCGCACGTTCTGGGATCAGCTGAAGCTCCTCTGGGTGCGCCCCCAGGCGCTGGATAGTGTGCTCCGCACCCTGGACGCTCGCTTCCCCACTCGATAG
- a CDS encoding glycosyltransferase, whose translation MHEPVAVPSRSLEALRPLVEAEVIEALRELVAPLRGLRVLHVNATAFGGGVAEILATHIPLLRDLGLEAEWRVIHGDDAFFRVTKAMHNGLQGMDIAFTPPMQEIWKEGNRQNAMSLPGDYDVIVIHDPQPVGIPLQRERRGARFWIWRCHIDTSNPNRVFWSFLLPYLAVYDAAVFTMAEYVGPGFPVPRVEIIPPTIDPLSPKNAPMDLGEARAIVARFGVDVNRPLLLQVSRFDPWKDPLGVIDAYRLVKEERPEVQLALVGSMAHDDPEGWFYYDRTLRHAGEDPDLYVLHNFHGVGAWEVNAFQRVADVVIQKSLREGFGLTVTEALWKGKPVVGGRVGGIPLQVLDGETGFLVSSVEECAGRALELLNQPEKARAMGERGREHVRQHFLCTRGLRDELMLLRSLLDGHAH comes from the coding sequence ATGCATGAACCTGTAGCTGTTCCTTCCCGATCCCTGGAAGCGTTGCGCCCCCTGGTGGAGGCTGAGGTTATCGAGGCCCTTCGGGAGCTCGTCGCGCCTCTGCGCGGCCTGCGGGTGCTGCATGTGAACGCCACCGCCTTCGGCGGGGGAGTGGCCGAGATCCTGGCCACCCATATCCCCTTGCTGCGGGATCTCGGCCTGGAGGCGGAGTGGCGGGTGATCCACGGGGACGATGCCTTCTTCCGGGTCACCAAGGCGATGCATAACGGCCTCCAGGGGATGGACATCGCCTTCACCCCGCCGATGCAGGAGATCTGGAAGGAAGGGAACCGGCAGAACGCGATGTCTCTGCCAGGGGACTACGACGTCATCGTGATCCATGACCCGCAACCGGTCGGCATCCCGCTGCAGCGAGAACGCCGCGGGGCCCGGTTCTGGATCTGGCGCTGTCATATCGATACCAGCAACCCGAATCGGGTTTTCTGGTCGTTCCTGCTCCCCTATCTTGCTGTTTACGATGCGGCAGTCTTCACCATGGCGGAATACGTGGGGCCTGGCTTCCCGGTCCCTCGCGTGGAGATCATCCCTCCGACCATCGATCCCCTCTCGCCCAAAAACGCGCCGATGGATCTGGGGGAAGCGCGGGCCATCGTCGCCCGGTTCGGGGTGGATGTGAACCGGCCCCTGCTTCTGCAGGTCTCCCGCTTCGACCCATGGAAGGACCCCCTGGGGGTGATCGATGCCTACCGGCTGGTCAAGGAGGAGCGCCCGGAGGTTCAGCTGGCCCTGGTGGGATCCATGGCCCACGATGACCCGGAGGGATGGTTTTATTATGACCGCACGCTGCGGCATGCAGGGGAGGACCCGGATCTTTATGTGCTGCACAACTTCCATGGGGTGGGCGCATGGGAAGTGAATGCCTTCCAGCGGGTTGCGGATGTGGTCATCCAGAAATCCCTGCGGGAGGGATTTGGGCTCACCGTCACAGAGGCTTTATGGAAAGGAAAGCCGGTCGTCGGGGGCCGGGTCGGCGGGATTCCATTGCAGGTCCTGGATGGAGAAACGGGTTTCCTGGTGAGCAGCGTGGAGGAGTGCGCGGGGAGGGCGCTGGAGTTGCTGAACCAACCGGAGAAAGCCCGGGCGATGGGGGAGCGGGGCCGGGAACATGTGCGACAGCATTTCCTTTGCACCCGGGGTTTGCGGGATGAACTGATGCTGCTTCGATCGCTTCTGGATGGGCACGCTCACTGA
- a CDS encoding SDR family oxidoreductase, with translation MGEQTVLITGASSGIGAATARWLARQGMRVVLTARRRDRLEALAQEIRAQGGAALVIPADLASFSDRQALVRQVEEAWGPVEVLINNAGFGYYGTVAQTPWEVIERMFQVNILAMIHLVQLVLPGMRRLGRGHIINVASVAGHISTPPLTVYSATKFAVVGFSEGLRRELEPHGIHVTVISPGPVRTEFGRAASGLAVDPGEVPGGLNPEAVARAIARALRRPVPEIVIPARYVPAIWINRALPRLVDWGAARQGRAWLRHLEKARGEGGE, from the coding sequence ATGGGAGAGCAGACCGTTCTGATCACGGGGGCAAGCAGTGGAATTGGGGCGGCCACCGCTCGGTGGCTGGCCCGCCAGGGCATGCGCGTGGTCCTAACCGCCCGGCGCCGGGATCGCCTGGAGGCCCTGGCTCAGGAGATCCGCGCTCAGGGCGGTGCCGCCCTGGTGATCCCGGCGGACCTGGCCAGCTTCTCGGACCGTCAGGCCCTGGTGCGTCAGGTGGAGGAGGCATGGGGCCCGGTGGAGGTGCTGATTAATAACGCGGGCTTCGGCTACTACGGGACCGTGGCCCAGACCCCCTGGGAAGTGATCGAGCGGATGTTCCAGGTGAATATCCTGGCGATGATCCATCTGGTGCAGCTGGTGTTGCCGGGCATGCGGCGGCTGGGGCGCGGTCATATCATCAACGTCGCCTCCGTCGCCGGACATATCTCCACCCCGCCCCTCACGGTCTATTCCGCCACGAAGTTTGCCGTGGTGGGATTCAGTGAGGGGTTGCGACGTGAGCTGGAGCCGCACGGCATTCACGTCACCGTGATCAGCCCGGGGCCGGTTCGCACGGAGTTCGGACGGGCCGCCAGCGGGCTGGCGGTGGATCCCGGTGAGGTGCCCGGGGGGCTGAACCCCGAGGCGGTCGCCCGGGCGATCGCCCGGGCATTGCGCCGGCCGGTGCCCGAGATCGTGATCCCCGCCCGCTACGTCCCGGCGATCTGGATCAACCGGGCGCTGCCCCGCCTGGTCGATTGGGGGGCTGCGCGGCAGGGCCGCGCGTGGCTACGCCATCTGGAGAAAGCCCGGGGTGAGGGAGGCGAATGA
- a CDS encoding HAMP domain-containing sensor histidine kinase — translation MRRSVRIVVTIAPFLLGLLLSVLLARGLLPNRVLVSTFVVDAAALAVGIGGFVSLTWGVGWAWRAWLRRRITAAEAAARAAQVAAHRRFLRRLDHELKNPLAILRVGLANLQPLTDRSPNEAERLARLAEQVGRLEAFVAGLRWLTELEDATSEPARVDLQAVLEEALTLVCGEAGEQGRKVDMHIQQVPWSVGPVLGDHELLVVAFRNVLDNALKFTRAGDRVEVRVVEDGDWAVVEVADTGPGIPADELPHIFEELYRGRNAREVPGSGLGLALVERIVTLHRGKVAVRSREGQGTVVRVWLPLAKEK, via the coding sequence GTGAGACGCAGTGTGCGCATAGTGGTGACGATCGCCCCTTTCCTCCTCGGTCTGCTCCTTTCCGTCCTGTTGGCCCGCGGCCTGTTGCCCAATCGGGTGTTGGTTAGCACCTTTGTGGTAGACGCTGCCGCACTGGCCGTCGGCATCGGTGGGTTTGTGAGCTTGACATGGGGGGTTGGGTGGGCTTGGCGCGCGTGGCTGCGCCGCCGCATCACGGCAGCCGAAGCCGCCGCCCGTGCCGCCCAGGTGGCCGCCCACCGCCGCTTTCTGCGCCGGCTGGACCACGAACTCAAGAACCCATTAGCCATCCTGCGCGTGGGATTGGCCAACTTACAGCCCTTAACCGATCGGTCCCCTAATGAAGCCGAAAGGCTGGCGCGGCTCGCGGAACAGGTGGGACGGCTGGAGGCGTTTGTGGCCGGCCTCCGGTGGCTGACGGAACTGGAGGATGCCACCAGCGAACCGGCGCGCGTCGACCTGCAAGCGGTTCTGGAAGAGGCCTTAACCCTCGTTTGTGGGGAGGCCGGGGAGCAAGGCCGGAAAGTGGACATGCACATCCAGCAAGTCCCCTGGTCTGTCGGCCCCGTGCTTGGGGATCACGAGCTGCTGGTCGTGGCCTTTCGCAACGTGTTGGACAACGCCCTGAAGTTTACGCGGGCAGGTGATCGGGTAGAGGTGCGGGTGGTGGAGGACGGGGATTGGGCGGTGGTGGAGGTGGCAGACACGGGGCCGGGCATCCCAGCAGATGAGTTGCCACACATTTTTGAGGAGCTGTACCGGGGGCGCAACGCGCGGGAAGTGCCCGGCAGCGGGTTGGGGTTGGCCCTGGTGGAACGCATCGTAACGTTACACAGGGGGAAGGTAGCCGTGCGGAGCCGGGAAGGTCAGGGCACTGTGGTGCGGGTGTGGTTGCCGCTGGCGAAAGAGAAGTGA
- a CDS encoding response regulator transcription factor: MESESVLPASANGGKPRTSHRPRILLVDDEPDLLAELTSLLERFGFCVLTARHGEEALRRIAEERPDLVVLDVLMPRLDGREVLRRLRQAGDWTPVILLTRVGTPAERAFSLQEGADDYLNKPFEPMELVARIQAVLRRARPGKPPLTARRLRCGELVLDRQARKAWRAGVGLALTPRAFALLEFLMLHAGEVLTREHLLDQVWGWAYPVGPRAVDIRIAEIRKALDDDPESPRYIETVVGYGYRFIGDVEGIP; encoded by the coding sequence GTGGAAAGTGAGAGCGTGTTGCCCGCCTCAGCCAACGGGGGGAAACCCAGGACCTCGCACAGGCCCCGTATCCTGCTGGTCGATGATGAACCAGACCTGTTGGCCGAACTCACATCTCTGCTGGAACGCTTCGGGTTCTGCGTGCTCACGGCACGTCACGGGGAAGAGGCCCTCCGCCGCATTGCCGAGGAGCGGCCGGATCTGGTCGTGTTGGATGTGCTCATGCCCCGCCTGGATGGCCGGGAAGTGCTCCGCCGGTTGCGACAGGCCGGTGATTGGACGCCGGTCATCCTTCTGACCCGGGTGGGCACGCCCGCGGAGCGGGCGTTCAGCCTCCAGGAGGGGGCCGACGATTACCTGAACAAGCCCTTTGAGCCGATGGAGCTGGTGGCGCGCATCCAGGCCGTGTTGCGCCGTGCCCGGCCGGGTAAACCCCCTTTGACGGCTCGCCGCCTGCGGTGTGGGGAGTTGGTGCTGGACCGGCAGGCTCGAAAGGCGTGGCGCGCAGGGGTGGGGCTCGCCCTCACCCCGCGGGCCTTCGCTCTCCTTGAGTTCCTGATGCTGCACGCGGGCGAGGTCTTGACCCGGGAACACCTCCTGGACCAGGTGTGGGGGTGGGCCTACCCCGTTGGCCCGCGCGCGGTGGACATCCGGATCGCTGAGATCCGCAAGGCACTGGACGACGATCCGGAATCCCCTCGCTACATCGAGACGGTTGTCGGATACGGCTACCGGTTCATCGGCGATGTGGAGGGCATCCCGTGA
- a CDS encoding carbohydrate ABC transporter permease produces MRRWGQELAVNALAWGVGLIWIVPFIGILMSALRPQSELIHGWWQFSSFTISLDNFLKAWNHPTAPIGQGIRNSLAVVIPATVLPIFIGAMAAYALLRFPFPLRDPLFLTIVLLMAIPQQMVAVPLFRFLRDLGLINSYLGLILVHTAWALPWVILFLRNYFSTLPPEIEEAASLDGASRFQIFTRIVLPLSLPGLASAAALQLTWAWNDFFMALILIYDPDMLVATQRIPLLRGQYHIDWGVLTAASILTMSVPILVFALLQRYYIRGLIGWTLK; encoded by the coding sequence ATGCGGCGGTGGGGACAGGAACTGGCGGTGAACGCGCTGGCATGGGGAGTGGGCCTGATCTGGATCGTCCCCTTCATCGGCATCCTGATGAGCGCTCTGCGCCCCCAGAGCGAGCTGATCCACGGGTGGTGGCAGTTCTCTTCCTTCACCATCTCCCTGGATAACTTCCTGAAAGCATGGAACCATCCCACCGCCCCTATCGGACAGGGGATCCGCAACTCCCTGGCGGTGGTCATCCCGGCCACGGTTCTGCCGATATTCATCGGGGCGATGGCGGCTTACGCGTTGCTTCGTTTCCCCTTCCCGCTGCGGGATCCCCTCTTCCTGACGATCGTTCTCCTGATGGCGATCCCTCAGCAGATGGTGGCCGTCCCCCTCTTCCGGTTCCTGCGGGATCTGGGGCTGATCAACAGCTATCTCGGGCTGATCCTGGTGCACACGGCGTGGGCGCTGCCCTGGGTGATCCTCTTCCTGCGGAACTATTTTTCCACTCTGCCGCCGGAGATCGAGGAGGCGGCCAGCCTGGATGGGGCGAGCCGGTTTCAGATCTTCACCCGGATTGTGCTGCCTCTCAGCCTGCCCGGCCTGGCCTCAGCCGCTGCCTTGCAACTGACCTGGGCCTGGAACGATTTCTTCATGGCCCTGATCCTGATCTACGATCCTGATATGCTGGTGGCCACCCAGCGCATCCCCCTGCTGCGGGGCCAGTATCATATCGATTGGGGCGTGCTGACCGCGGCTTCCATCCTGACCATGAGTGTGCCGATCCTGGTCTTCGCCCTGCTCCAGCGCTATTACATTCGGGGCCTGATCGGGTGGACCCTGAAATAG
- a CDS encoding pyrimidine 5'-nucleotidase → MGGPRLRYLILDLDDTLYPRRSGLMDLISERIGRYMVERLGFPPAEAEALRQRYYAQYGTTLRGLMEEHSIDPEDYLAYVHDVPLEAYIQPNSALDRMLGRIPLTKVIFTNASEEHARRVIERLGIAHHFPIILDVRRLEYYNKPDPEAYRRILQHLRAQGPECIFVDDSARNLRPARALGMITILVDGQPEEGVDFHVPDILSIEPVIRRLLLERNGDVKDDSA, encoded by the coding sequence ATGGGCGGCCCCCGCTTGCGCTATCTGATCCTGGACCTGGACGATACGCTGTATCCCCGCCGCTCCGGGTTAATGGATCTCATCAGTGAGCGGATCGGCCGCTACATGGTGGAGCGCCTGGGATTTCCCCCTGCCGAGGCGGAAGCGCTGCGGCAGCGCTATTACGCCCAGTATGGGACCACCCTGCGGGGGCTGATGGAGGAACATTCGATCGACCCCGAGGATTATCTCGCTTATGTCCACGATGTGCCGCTCGAGGCCTATATCCAGCCCAACTCCGCCCTGGATCGGATGCTGGGCCGGATCCCTCTGACGAAGGTGATCTTCACGAACGCCAGCGAGGAGCATGCGCGGCGGGTGATCGAGCGTCTGGGGATCGCCCATCACTTCCCGATCATCCTGGATGTGCGTCGTCTGGAATATTACAATAAGCCGGACCCCGAGGCTTACCGGCGGATCCTCCAGCACCTGCGGGCCCAGGGGCCGGAGTGCATCTTCGTGGATGACTCGGCTCGCAACCTCCGCCCGGCGCGAGCGCTGGGGATGATCACCATCCTCGTGGATGGCCAGCCGGAGGAGGGGGTGGATTTCCACGTCCCGGACATCCTGAGCATCGAGCCGGTGATCCGGCGCCTGCTCCTGGAGCGCAACGGAGATGTGAAAGACGATTCCGCATGA
- a CDS encoding DNA-3-methyladenine glycosylase, which yields MRSTLSKPPAPETMQRLPRAFFERPTLEVARDLLGRRLVHLVRGRRISGRIVEVEAYIGEDDQASHAAVGRTARNAVMYGPPGHAYVYMIYGQHYCLNVVTEPEGFPAAILIRALEPEEGRSWIARRRPGIPERDWLRGPGRVCAGLGIDRRLNGHDLCAPDARLWIELGEPVPDDQVATGPRVRVRGDLLARTRPWRFYIRDHPCVSD from the coding sequence ATGCGGAGCACCCTTTCCAAACCGCCGGCTCCCGAGACGATGCAACGGCTACCTCGCGCGTTCTTCGAGCGGCCCACCTTAGAGGTCGCCCGGGATCTCCTGGGGCGACGCCTCGTGCATCTGGTCCGTGGGCGTCGGATCTCGGGGCGCATTGTGGAAGTGGAGGCTTATATTGGAGAGGATGACCAGGCCTCCCATGCCGCCGTCGGTCGCACCGCTCGCAATGCGGTGATGTATGGCCCGCCCGGACATGCCTATGTCTATATGATCTACGGCCAGCACTATTGCCTGAACGTCGTCACGGAACCGGAAGGGTTCCCGGCGGCCATCCTGATCCGGGCTCTGGAGCCCGAGGAGGGGCGCTCATGGATCGCCCGTCGGCGCCCCGGGATCCCGGAGCGGGACTGGTTGCGGGGCCCCGGGCGGGTCTGCGCCGGGCTGGGCATCGACCGGAGGCTGAACGGCCACGATCTGTGCGCGCCGGATGCCCGGCTCTGGATCGAGCTCGGGGAGCCCGTTCCCGATGATCAGGTGGCCACGGGCCCCCGCGTCCGGGTACGCGGGGATCTCCTCGCCCGCACCCGACCGTGGCGGTTTTACATCCGCGATCACCCATGCGTGTCGGATTAG